One Solanum pennellii chromosome 10, SPENNV200 genomic region harbors:
- the LOC107031855 gene encoding 60S ribosomal protein L23a-like, with the protein MAPAKADLTKKKDPKAQAVKAAKAVKSGSTFKKKSSKIRTKVTFHRPKTLKKDRNPKYPRISAPGRNRLDQYQVLKCPLTTESAMKKIEDNNTLVFIVDIHADKKKIKDAVKKMYDIQIKKVNTLIRPDGTKKAYVRLTPDYDALDVANKIGII; encoded by the exons ATGGCTCCAGCTAAAG CGGActtaacaaaaaagaaagacCCCAAAGCCCAGGCTGTCAAGGCTGCCAAGGCTGTTAAGTCGGGATCAACCTTTAAGAAGAAGTCAAGTAAGATAAGGACAAAAGTTACTTTCCATCGACCTAAGACATTGAAGAAGGATAGGAATCCCAAGTACCCTCGCATTAGTGCACCTGGAAGGAACAGACTTGATCAGTACCAGGTTCTAAAATGTCCTCTTACGACCGAGTCTGCAATGAAGAAGATTGAGGACAACAATACCCTTGTTTTCATTGTTGACATTCATGCTGAcaagaagaagataaaagatGCAGTGAAGAAAATGTATGACATCCAGATAAAGAAAGTTAATACCTTGATCAG GCCCGATGGGACAAAGAAGGCTTATGTGAGGTTGACACCTGACTATGATGCTTTGGATGTGGCCAACAAAATTGGAATTATCTAA